A DNA window from Niabella yanshanensis contains the following coding sequences:
- a CDS encoding excinuclease ABC subunit UvrA, translating into MAAQKKSNGEILIKGAKVHNLKDVTVSIPRNKFIVVTGVSGSGKSSLTIDTLYAEGQRRYAESLSAYARQFLNRMNKPEVDYIKGLCPAIAIEQKVITRTPRSTVGTMTEIYDYLRLLFARAGVTISPVSGQEVKKDDVADVVSAIQKLKEGDRVFILVKFKQHRNRDIKEELNILMQKGFSRIAMDTNEAGEGMAVKRIEDFLEMDAADVTKLFQAGKGKKESAYILIDRIVVKDFDEDDIHRLGDSIGTAFYEGEGDVYVEVIPQTGKKKLLNFNSRFELDGIVFEEPQPNLFSFNNPLGACPACEGFSLVLGIDTDLVIPDKRLSVYEGAVAPWKGEKLGKWKDAFVRSAAKDNFPVHKPIADLTKEQYNYLWKTRGGINDFFREVEQNLYKVQYRVLLSRYRGRTTCPDCNGYRLRKEALYVQVGGKNIGELCEMPARDLKTWFDQLKLTNHQKEIAKRILIEINNRLDTLLKVGLGYLTMNRVANTLSGGESQRIQLTRSLGSNLTNSLYILDEPSIGLHSRDTSNLIKVLKELRDLNNTVVVVEHDEMVMQQADHIIDMGPLASHLGGEVVAEGDFKTLIKNPESLTGKYLSGEFSIAPPKTVRKWNRSIKVEGARHNNLKDITVAFPLNVLCVVSGVSGSGKTTLVKQILYPALQKMKGEFSGDKVGFHKAITGDVEHVQQIEMVDQNPIGKSSRSNPVTYIKAYDEIRDLFAKQPLSKMRGFQPKHFSFNVDGGRCDTCKGEGEQIVEMQFLADVHLVCESCGGKRFKEEILEVKYKDKSIFDVLEMSVDEAIDFFADERKLSDAIRPLSDVGLGYVKLGQSSDTLSGGEAQRVKLASFLGKGKASNKVLFIFDEPTTGLHFHDIKKLLASFNALIEQGHSILVIEHNIDVIRSADWLIELGPDAGDGGGELVFAGKPTDIKKVKQSFTSKYI; encoded by the coding sequence ATGGCGGCACAGAAAAAATCAAACGGTGAAATACTGATAAAAGGGGCAAAAGTTCATAATCTTAAAGATGTAACCGTCAGTATTCCAAGAAACAAATTTATTGTAGTTACAGGTGTTTCCGGTTCTGGAAAGTCTTCATTGACTATAGATACCCTGTATGCTGAAGGGCAGCGGCGGTATGCGGAAAGCCTTAGTGCTTATGCAAGGCAATTCCTGAACCGTATGAATAAACCGGAGGTTGATTACATTAAAGGATTGTGTCCGGCCATAGCCATCGAACAAAAAGTAATTACCCGTACGCCCCGCAGTACGGTAGGCACAATGACGGAGATCTATGATTATTTAAGATTGCTGTTTGCGCGGGCCGGTGTAACCATTTCACCTGTGTCAGGTCAGGAAGTGAAAAAAGATGATGTTGCCGATGTAGTAAGTGCTATTCAGAAACTGAAGGAAGGTGATAGAGTTTTTATACTCGTTAAATTTAAACAGCATCGTAACCGTGACATCAAAGAAGAGTTGAATATATTAATGCAGAAAGGCTTTAGCCGGATTGCAATGGATACTAATGAGGCGGGTGAAGGGATGGCGGTAAAAAGGATCGAGGATTTTTTAGAAATGGACGCTGCCGATGTAACCAAACTGTTTCAGGCGGGTAAAGGCAAAAAAGAAAGCGCCTATATTTTGATCGATCGTATTGTAGTTAAGGATTTTGACGAAGATGATATTCATCGCCTGGGAGATTCGATTGGTACCGCTTTTTATGAGGGAGAGGGAGATGTATACGTTGAAGTAATTCCGCAAACCGGGAAGAAAAAGCTGCTGAATTTTAATAGCCGCTTTGAGCTGGATGGTATTGTGTTCGAAGAGCCGCAGCCGAATCTTTTTTCTTTTAATAATCCTTTGGGCGCTTGCCCTGCCTGTGAGGGTTTTAGCCTCGTTTTAGGTATTGATACAGATCTCGTAATTCCCGATAAAAGATTAAGTGTTTATGAAGGTGCTGTGGCTCCCTGGAAGGGAGAAAAGTTGGGCAAGTGGAAAGATGCTTTTGTAAGAAGTGCAGCGAAAGATAATTTTCCCGTGCATAAGCCTATAGCCGATTTAACGAAGGAACAATATAATTACCTGTGGAAAACAAGAGGTGGTATCAATGACTTCTTCAGAGAAGTAGAGCAAAATTTATACAAGGTGCAGTACCGCGTTTTGCTGAGCCGCTATAGAGGAAGAACTACCTGCCCTGATTGTAACGGGTATCGGTTACGTAAGGAAGCATTATACGTACAGGTAGGTGGAAAGAATATCGGGGAGCTTTGCGAAATGCCCGCACGCGATCTCAAAACCTGGTTTGACCAGCTCAAATTAACCAATCATCAAAAAGAAATAGCCAAACGTATTTTAATAGAGATTAATAATCGCCTGGATACATTGTTGAAGGTTGGGTTAGGGTACCTGACCATGAACAGGGTGGCCAATACATTGAGTGGTGGCGAAAGTCAGCGTATACAATTAACGCGTAGTTTAGGTAGTAACTTAACCAACTCCCTTTATATACTGGATGAACCGTCTATCGGGCTGCATTCGCGTGATACCAGTAACCTCATAAAAGTACTTAAAGAATTGCGTGATTTAAATAATACGGTAGTGGTAGTGGAGCATGATGAAATGGTGATGCAGCAGGCCGATCATATTATTGATATGGGGCCTTTGGCTTCCCATTTAGGAGGAGAGGTAGTGGCTGAAGGTGATTTTAAAACCTTAATCAAAAACCCCGAAAGTTTAACGGGTAAATATCTTAGCGGTGAATTCTCTATTGCACCGCCCAAAACAGTGCGTAAATGGAACCGTTCTATTAAAGTAGAAGGAGCGAGGCATAACAATTTAAAGGATATTACGGTAGCGTTTCCGCTCAATGTGCTTTGTGTGGTAAGTGGTGTGAGTGGCAGCGGAAAAACCACGCTGGTAAAGCAGATCTTATACCCGGCCTTACAAAAAATGAAGGGCGAGTTTAGTGGCGATAAAGTAGGATTTCATAAAGCCATTACAGGTGATGTGGAGCATGTGCAGCAGATAGAAATGGTAGATCAGAATCCCATTGGTAAATCTTCCAGAAGTAACCCGGTTACTTATATAAAAGCTTACGATGAGATCAGGGATCTTTTTGCAAAGCAGCCGTTGAGTAAAATGCGGGGATTTCAACCCAAACATTTTTCTTTTAATGTAGATGGGGGAAGATGCGATACCTGTAAAGGGGAAGGAGAGCAAATTGTTGAAATGCAGTTCCTGGCCGATGTGCACCTGGTTTGCGAAAGCTGTGGTGGTAAGCGCTTCAAAGAGGAGATACTGGAGGTGAAATACAAGGACAAGAGTATTTTCGATGTGCTGGAAATGAGCGTGGATGAAGCTATTGATTTTTTTGCAGATGAAAGAAAATTGTCGGATGCAATCAGGCCGCTGAGTGATGTAGGATTGGGATATGTGAAGCTGGGACAATCTTCTGATACCTTATCAGGTGGTGAAGCGCAAAGGGTAAAACTGGCTTCATTCCTGGGCAAGGGCAAAGCCAGTAACAAAGTGCTGTTTATTTTTGATGAGCCCACTACCGGTCTTCATTTTCATGATATCAAAAAGCTGCTGGCTTCTTTTAATGCCTTGATAGAGCAGGGACATTCTATATTGGTAATTGAACATAATATAGATGTGATACGCAGTGCAGACTGGTTGATAGAATTAGGACCAGATGCGGGGGATGGTGGTGGAGAGTTGGTCTTTGCAGGGAAACCAACCGATATTAAAAAAGTAAAACAAAGTTTTACCTCGAAATATATTTAG
- a CDS encoding RNA polymerase sigma factor, whose protein sequence is MTTDIKKSDNELIHLFTSGNESALDSLLERYKDKLFNTILFIVKDKYHAEDISQDVFIKIIETLKSGKYKEEGKFLPWAMRIAHNLCVDYFRKLKRFPFAKSNTDNEVLDTINCTEQNAEDKIIKVQSMGKAKDLLEQLPEEQREVIILRHFANLSFKEIADMTGCSINTALGRMRYGLMNLRKLMTGK, encoded by the coding sequence ATGACTACAGATATAAAAAAGAGCGACAACGAGCTTATACACTTGTTTACAAGTGGTAACGAATCGGCACTCGATTCATTACTGGAGAGGTACAAGGACAAGCTTTTTAATACGATACTTTTTATTGTTAAGGATAAATACCACGCTGAAGATATTTCGCAGGATGTTTTTATTAAAATCATAGAAACCCTGAAAAGTGGTAAATACAAGGAAGAAGGTAAATTTTTGCCCTGGGCGATGCGTATTGCCCATAACCTCTGCGTTGATTATTTTAGAAAACTCAAACGTTTTCCTTTTGCAAAAAGTAATACAGATAACGAAGTGCTGGACACTATTAACTGTACCGAACAAAATGCAGAAGATAAGATTATCAAAGTACAAAGCATGGGTAAAGCCAAAGACCTCCTGGAACAGTTACCCGAAGAGCAAAGAGAAGTTATCATATTAAGGCATTTCGCCAATCTTAGCTTTAAGGAAATTGCTGACATGACCGGATGCAGTATCAATACAGCTTTGGGCAGAATGCGTTACGGGTTAATGAATTTAAGAAAGTTAATGACCGGAAAATAG
- a CDS encoding carbon-nitrogen hydrolase, which translates to MAKVKIGMVQMSCTADKQENLNKAIEKTREAAAKGAQIVCLQELFTSLYFCDVENYNNFSLAESIPGPSTEVLGALAKELGVVIIASLFEKRAEGLYHNTTAVLDADGSYLGKYRKMHIPDDPAYYEKFYFTPGDLGYKVFKTKFATIGILICWDQWYPEAARITALMGAEVLFYPTAIGWSTEQDEETNKDQYNAWQTIQRSHAVANGIPVVSVNRVGFEQNGAMKFWGGSFATNGQGKLIYLASHDNEETEVVELDLKEADNFRMHWPFLRDRRIDSYQPITKRYIDED; encoded by the coding sequence ATGGCAAAAGTAAAAATAGGCATGGTTCAGATGAGCTGTACTGCTGACAAGCAGGAAAACCTGAACAAAGCCATTGAAAAAACAAGGGAAGCGGCTGCTAAAGGTGCACAAATCGTATGTCTCCAGGAGCTGTTTACTTCATTATATTTCTGTGATGTAGAAAATTATAATAATTTTTCCCTGGCTGAATCGATCCCCGGGCCCTCTACCGAAGTACTGGGTGCTTTAGCCAAAGAACTGGGTGTGGTGATCATTGCCTCACTTTTTGAAAAAAGAGCGGAAGGCCTGTATCACAACACTACTGCCGTATTAGATGCGGATGGCAGTTATCTGGGTAAGTATCGTAAAATGCATATCCCGGACGATCCGGCTTATTATGAAAAATTCTACTTTACACCAGGCGACCTGGGCTATAAAGTATTTAAAACCAAATTTGCAACTATTGGTATATTGATCTGCTGGGACCAGTGGTACCCCGAAGCTGCACGCATTACGGCGCTGATGGGTGCTGAAGTGTTGTTTTACCCGACGGCCATCGGATGGTCAACAGAGCAAGACGAAGAAACTAATAAAGACCAATATAATGCCTGGCAAACCATACAGCGCAGCCATGCGGTTGCCAATGGAATTCCCGTGGTAAGTGTGAACCGGGTTGGATTTGAACAAAACGGGGCCATGAAATTCTGGGGTGGCAGCTTTGCCACCAACGGACAGGGCAAACTGATTTACCTCGCATCTCATGATAACGAAGAAACTGAAGTGGTTGAATTAGACCTGAAGGAAGCTGATAATTTCCGGATGCACTGGCCGTTCCTTAGAGACAGGCGAATCGACAGTTACCAACCCATTACAAAGCGTTACATCGACGAAGATTAA
- a CDS encoding agmatine deiminase family protein, whose amino-acid sequence MTSNISGLPDSLISGLTGSPAPGLTPKQLGYFFPAEWYPHKATWLSWPHKEASWPGKLNTIYPYYAHFIKELAKNELVRINVADEKMKSFALKHLQKQGVDLTKVEFYFNETNDAWCRDHGPAFLINSNAKEHKKVVVDWGYNAWGDKYPPYDLDDVVPTRIAQQFGLPVFNPGIVMEGGSVEFNGNGTILTSTACLLNKNRNPHLNQQQIEEYLYNYYGAEQVLWVEDGIVGDDTDGHIDDTVRFVNEDTVLTVIEENKNDENYGLLQNNLKQLQQMRLLNGKQLNIIELPMPDAVIYEDQRLPASYANFYIANKSVIVPTYRCSKDDAALKIIQEHFKDRTVIGIDSTEIIWGLGSFHCLSQQEPAI is encoded by the coding sequence ATGACATCTAATATTTCCGGGTTGCCGGACTCTCTGATATCCGGACTTACCGGCTCTCCGGCTCCCGGACTTACACCTAAACAACTAGGCTATTTTTTTCCGGCCGAATGGTACCCCCATAAGGCGACCTGGTTAAGCTGGCCGCATAAAGAAGCTTCCTGGCCAGGCAAGCTCAACACCATCTACCCTTACTATGCTCATTTTATCAAGGAGTTGGCAAAGAACGAACTGGTGCGTATTAATGTGGCGGATGAAAAAATGAAATCTTTTGCTTTAAAGCATTTGCAAAAACAGGGTGTCGATCTTACCAAAGTGGAATTCTATTTTAATGAAACCAACGATGCCTGGTGCCGTGATCATGGACCAGCATTCCTGATCAATTCTAATGCAAAAGAGCATAAAAAAGTAGTGGTGGATTGGGGATATAATGCCTGGGGAGATAAATATCCTCCCTACGACCTGGATGATGTGGTACCTACCAGAATCGCCCAACAATTCGGGTTGCCGGTCTTCAACCCGGGAATTGTTATGGAAGGCGGTTCTGTTGAATTTAATGGTAATGGCACTATACTAACATCTACAGCTTGTTTGTTAAACAAAAACAGGAACCCACACCTGAATCAACAGCAAATAGAAGAATATTTATACAATTACTATGGCGCAGAGCAGGTACTTTGGGTAGAAGACGGTATTGTGGGCGATGACACCGACGGACATATTGATGACACCGTTCGTTTTGTAAACGAGGACACAGTACTAACTGTGATCGAAGAAAATAAAAACGATGAGAATTACGGATTGCTTCAAAACAACCTGAAGCAATTACAACAAATGCGTTTGTTGAACGGCAAACAGCTCAACATTATTGAATTGCCTATGCCCGACGCGGTAATTTACGAAGACCAAAGACTGCCGGCTTCTTATGCCAATTTTTACATTGCTAATAAGTCTGTAATAGTGCCTACTTATCGTTGCAGTAAAGATGATGCAGCGTTAAAAATTATACAGGAGCATTTTAAAGACAGGACGGTTATTGGTATTGACTCGACTGAGATCATCTGGGGGCTGGGAAGCTTTCATTGCCTAAGCCAGCAGGAACCGGCTATTTAA